A DNA window from Ornithobacterium rhinotracheale DSM 15997 contains the following coding sequences:
- the ruvC gene encoding crossover junction endodeoxyribonuclease RuvC, protein MSAENIILGIDPGTNVMGFGLIASQGNRMKLIMIDELLLNKLDSHALRLKKIFEKTLALIDEYHPDEISIEAPFFGKNVQSMLKLGRAQGVAMAAGLYREIPITEYSPKKIKMAITGNGNASKEQVAGMLKNLLGLKEIPKRLDATDGLAAAVCHHFNRGKGDEVKSYSGWDAYIKHNPDKLKG, encoded by the coding sequence TTGAGTGCAGAAAATATAATTTTAGGAATAGACCCAGGAACCAATGTCATGGGATTTGGATTGATTGCAAGTCAAGGAAATCGCATGAAATTGATTATGATAGATGAATTATTGCTAAATAAATTAGACAGCCACGCCCTTAGGCTGAAAAAGATTTTTGAAAAAACACTTGCGCTCATCGATGAATATCATCCAGACGAAATTTCAATTGAAGCACCCTTTTTTGGAAAAAATGTGCAATCCATGCTTAAGCTCGGGAGGGCACAGGGCGTAGCAATGGCAGCTGGATTGTATCGCGAAATTCCTATTACAGAATATTCTCCCAAGAAAATAAAAATGGCTATCACAGGAAACGGGAACGCAAGTAAGGAGCAGGTTGCAGGAATGCTCAAAAATCTTTTGGGCTTAAAGGAAATTCCTAAAAGGCTAGACGCTACCGATGGGCTAGCGGCAGCGGTGTGCCATCATTTCAATCGAGGAAAGGGCGACGAGGTGAAATCGTATTCTGGTTGGGATGCGTACATAAAACACAATCCCGATAAACTCAAGGGATAG
- the purN gene encoding phosphoribosylglycinamide formyltransferase: protein MKIAVLVSGSGSNLQAIIDAVQQERLTNVEIACVIADRNCYAMERALEAEIPTWFVDKKEEDINQAIDEICKENSVDLIVLAGFLSILNKDFCQKWDKKIINLHPSLLPKFGGKGMHGMHVHKAVIAAGETESGASVHYVTAGIDEGEVIAQMRFDIPAGSDVAFVAGKIAEIEKPLLISVIDKLSKKY from the coding sequence ATGAAAATCGCTGTTTTAGTTTCTGGAAGTGGAAGTAATTTGCAAGCAATCATCGATGCTGTTCAACAAGAAAGGCTTACCAATGTGGAAATCGCCTGCGTGATTGCCGATAGAAATTGCTATGCCATGGAGCGCGCACTAGAAGCAGAAATCCCTACTTGGTTTGTTGATAAAAAAGAGGAAGATATCAACCAAGCCATAGATGAGATTTGCAAAGAAAACAGCGTGGATTTAATTGTTTTGGCAGGATTTCTTTCTATTTTAAATAAAGATTTTTGCCAAAAATGGGATAAAAAAATCATTAATCTTCACCCTTCTCTATTACCAAAATTTGGCGGAAAAGGCATGCACGGAATGCATGTGCACAAGGCTGTGATTGCTGCTGGCGAAACAGAAAGTGGCGCAAGTGTGCATTATGTTACTGCAGGAATTGATGAGGGCGAGGTAATTGCTCAAATGCGTTTTGATATTCCAGCGGGTAGCGATGTGGCTTTTGTTGCAGGAAAAATTGCAGAAATTGAAAAACCTCTACTAATTTCTGTTATCGATAAATTGTCTAAAAAATATTAA